Proteins encoded together in one Lathyrus oleraceus cultivar Zhongwan6 chromosome 5, CAAS_Psat_ZW6_1.0, whole genome shotgun sequence window:
- the LOC127084930 gene encoding uncharacterized protein LOC127084930 isoform X2, translating to MEIQLSFGGVEGERRRMEEFVRNWRESEKSLLIRVTSCCVLSACGLEVGLHFVLCLSWIFLLQLWCVAVAVLVVWPLLGCNFVFNFATVSVGFGLVRLMLLDWIMFVFSVYAGGSCIWLYVCLVAVMAFVNMALK from the exons ATGGAAATTCAGTTGAGTTTTGGTGGAGTTGAAGGGGAAAGAAGAAGAATGGAAGAGTTTGTTAGAAATTGGAGAGAGAGCGAAAAATCGCTGTTAATCAGA GTTACTTCATGTTGCGTTTTGTCTGCGTGCGGCTTGGAAGTTGGCTTACATTTTGTGCTGTGTTTAAGCTGGATTTTCCTGCTTCAACTTTGGTGCGTCGCCGTCGCCGTTTTGGTGGTTTGGCCTCTTTTGGGTTGCAACTTTGTTTTCAACTTCGCAACTGTTTCCGTTGGCTTTGGATTGGTACGACTTATGCTTTTGGATTGGATCATGTTTGTATTTTCAGTTTATGCAGGTGGTAGTTGCATTTGGTTGTACGTTTGCCTTGTAGCTGTCATGGCTTTTGTGAATATGGCATTAaaatga
- the LOC127084930 gene encoding uncharacterized protein LOC127084930 isoform X1, protein MEIQLSFGGVEGERRRMEKFVRNWRESEKSLLIRVTSCCVLSACGLEVGLHFVLCLSWIFLLQLWCVAVAVLVVWPLLGCNFVFNFATVSVGFGLVRLMLLDWIMFVFSVYAGGSCIWLYVCLVAVMAFVNMALK, encoded by the exons ATGGAAATTCAGTTGAGTTTTGGTGGAGTTGAAGGAGAAAGAAGAAGAATGGAAAAGTTTGTTAGAAATTGGAGAGAGAGCGAAAAATCGCTGTTAATCAGA GTTACTTCATGTTGCGTTTTGTCTGCGTGCGGCTTGGAAGTTGGCTTACATTTTGTGCTGTGTTTAAGCTGGATTTTCCTGCTTCAACTTTGGTGCGTCGCCGTCGCCGTTTTGGTGGTTTGGCCTCTTTTGGGTTGCAACTTTGTTTTCAACTTCGCAACTGTTTCCGTTGGCTTTGGATTGGTACGACTTATGCTTTTGGATTGGATCATGTTTGTATTTTCAGTTTATGCAGGTGGTAGTTGCATTTGGTTGTACGTTTGCCTTGTAGCTGTCATGGCTTTTGTGAATATGGCATTAaaatga